A single window of Granulibacter bethesdensis DNA harbors:
- a CDS encoding adenine phosphoribosyltransferase produces the protein MDLKKYIRDIPDFPKPGILFHDISTLLADADAWQVTMGRLANRVRVHHPDILAGVESRGFLLAAPLALKLGCGFVMLRKRGKLPGKTIGLDYALEYGTDRLEIQEGAIKPGQRVVIVDDLLATGGTLAAGIDLLHKIGADVAAAATIIELSFLKGRERLNVPCETLVDYQD, from the coding sequence ATGGATCTCAAGAAGTATATTCGGGATATTCCGGACTTTCCAAAGCCCGGCATTCTGTTCCACGACATCTCCACCCTGCTGGCAGATGCCGATGCCTGGCAGGTCACCATGGGCCGACTCGCCAACCGAGTGCGCGTTCATCATCCTGATATACTGGCCGGGGTTGAAAGCCGTGGCTTCCTGCTGGCCGCCCCGTTGGCGCTGAAACTGGGTTGCGGCTTCGTCATGCTGCGCAAACGCGGCAAACTCCCGGGCAAGACCATCGGTCTGGATTACGCGCTGGAATATGGTACCGACCGTCTGGAAATTCAGGAAGGTGCGATCAAGCCGGGACAGCGCGTAGTCATTGTGGATGATCTGCTGGCAACAGGCGGGACACTCGCTGCCGGCATCGACCTGCTACACAAAATCGGCGCTGACGTCGCCGCTGCCGCCACCATCATCGAACTCAGTTTCCTGAAAGGCCGCGAGCGGCTGAACGTTCCATGCGAAACGCTGGTTGATTATCAGGACTGA
- a CDS encoding TIGR00730 family Rossman fold protein → MNGLPLTATPYPTAKAVAVFCGSRTGNRPVWYEASLALGRGLAKAGITLIYGGGKIGLMGAVTNGVLAEGGRVTGVIPDFLRQKEVMHEKVMDMIVTDSMHTRKRHMFDLADAFVTMPGGLGTFDETFEIVTWRQLGLHDKPILICNIDGWADALIKVLDTAIEDGFADASCQRLYEVVPDVTTLLEALKQLPEKENGPSGRL, encoded by the coding sequence ATGAACGGGCTTCCTCTTACCGCCACTCCGTACCCCACTGCGAAAGCGGTCGCCGTTTTCTGCGGCTCCCGCACTGGCAATCGTCCGGTCTGGTACGAAGCCTCCCTGGCGCTGGGACGTGGACTGGCCAAGGCCGGGATCACGCTGATTTATGGCGGCGGCAAGATCGGTCTGATGGGGGCCGTCACGAATGGCGTGCTGGCAGAAGGCGGCAGAGTGACGGGCGTGATCCCCGACTTCCTGCGTCAGAAGGAGGTCATGCATGAAAAGGTCATGGACATGATCGTGACTGACAGCATGCATACACGCAAGCGCCACATGTTCGATCTGGCGGATGCGTTCGTCACCATGCCCGGCGGCCTCGGTACATTCGATGAGACGTTCGAGATCGTGACCTGGAGGCAGCTGGGCCTCCACGATAAGCCGATCCTGATCTGTAACATTGATGGCTGGGCCGATGCCCTGATTAAGGTGCTGGACACCGCCATAGAAGACGGCTTCGCCGATGCCAGTTGCCAGCGATTATATGAGGTCGTGCCAGATGTGACCACTTTGCTAGAAGCATTGAAACAACTTCCAGAAAAAGAAAATGGTCCTTCAGGCCGTTTATGA
- a CDS encoding cytochrome b/b6 domain-containing protein — protein sequence MKSASGIRLSMRVWDAPLRLFHGASTLLAALLALSWVEGWPDIHRWTAETLLLLLLFRLGWGFAGSETSRFSAFLVAPLSGVEKRDAKRHTTTRLTAPRPGQATRPDFGHGAAGGWLILVILLALSGACLTGLCASPSDPFFHLLPSEAAANAAFAHSVALMVLGALFALHLLLLLIAGRISGESPLRQFISGKKRLPAATRTPKLAGPGMAALVLLCALLLTLLLLRQFGA from the coding sequence ATGAAATCGGCGAGTGGCATTCGGTTATCGATGCGGGTTTGGGATGCGCCTCTGCGCCTGTTTCATGGGGCCTCCACCCTGCTGGCGGCCTTGCTGGCATTGAGCTGGGTCGAGGGCTGGCCTGATATTCACCGCTGGACCGCAGAGACGCTGCTTCTTCTTCTGCTGTTCCGTCTTGGCTGGGGATTCGCGGGAAGCGAGACCTCCCGATTCAGTGCATTCCTCGTCGCGCCACTGAGCGGGGTGGAAAAGCGGGATGCAAAACGCCACACAACAACCCGCCTCACAGCTCCGCGACCCGGTCAGGCCACACGCCCCGATTTCGGCCATGGTGCTGCAGGGGGATGGCTCATATTGGTGATATTGCTAGCCCTGTCAGGGGCCTGCCTGACGGGATTATGTGCCTCACCATCGGATCCTTTTTTCCATCTGCTCCCGTCGGAGGCAGCGGCCAACGCCGCTTTTGCGCATAGTGTTGCCTTGATGGTGCTTGGTGCACTGTTTGCGCTGCATCTGCTCCTGCTCCTGATCGCCGGGCGTATCTCCGGGGAAAGCCCGCTACGGCAGTTCATCAGCGGTAAAAAACGCCTGCCCGCCGCCACCAGAACACCAAAACTTGCCGGACCAGGCATGGCAGCGCTGGTGCTTCTGTGCGCCCTGCTGCTCACCCTGCTGCTCTTGCGGCAATTCGGGGCCTGA
- a CDS encoding phosphatidylserine decarboxylase, translated as MSMVQSVKMVLAPPHPAARPFLIGGVGVALVGLFLSHWIVWLGVAFTLFCLFFFRDPERVPPGRTGLALAPADGHVVSVAPAVPPPELGLGDTPRWRVATFLSVLDVHVNRMPVDGTVTKIAYRPGKFLNASLDKASEDNERNALAIRMPDGRKVAVVQIAGLIARRILCDAREGDMVNAGARFGIIRFGSRTDLYLPEGVLPLVTEGQTMIGGETVIADLTP; from the coding sequence ATGTCCATGGTTCAATCTGTCAAAATGGTCCTTGCCCCTCCGCATCCGGCGGCGCGGCCATTCCTGATCGGCGGTGTGGGTGTCGCGCTGGTCGGACTATTTCTGTCTCATTGGATTGTCTGGCTGGGTGTGGCCTTCACCCTGTTCTGCCTGTTCTTCTTTCGCGATCCGGAGCGTGTGCCACCGGGCCGGACGGGGCTGGCGCTGGCACCGGCCGATGGTCATGTCGTATCCGTGGCCCCCGCCGTTCCTCCGCCTGAGCTTGGACTGGGGGATACGCCGCGCTGGCGGGTGGCGACCTTCCTGTCTGTGCTGGATGTGCATGTAAACCGTATGCCGGTGGATGGGACGGTCACGAAAATCGCCTATCGACCCGGCAAATTTCTCAATGCGAGCCTCGACAAGGCCAGTGAGGATAATGAGCGCAATGCGCTGGCGATCCGCATGCCGGATGGGCGCAAAGTGGCGGTGGTGCAGATTGCGGGGCTGATTGCCCGCCGTATCCTGTGCGATGCGCGGGAGGGCGATATGGTGAATGCCGGAGCACGTTTCGGCATCATCCGCTTCGGCAGCCGTACGGATCTGTATCTGCCTGAGGGCGTATTACCGCTGGTCACGGAAGGCCAGACCATGATCGGGGGCGAGACCGTGATCGCCGATCTGACGCCATGA
- a CDS encoding CDP-alcohol phosphatidyltransferase family protein, with amino-acid sequence MSGDETPATPHGDAPRHPRFAKSLGMRRRRRLRRRPRFAGPSFNRIIPNLLTLLGLCAGLTSMRLALEGRFGWAAVAICVAACIDGLDGRLARLLRATTRFGAEFDSLSDFLCFGVAPSFVMYLWSLRPVHGFGFVPCLMFAVCMALRLARFNAALDEPKDSSVSKPAYVQNFFTGVPAPMGAALVLFPLFIGLEAREMEWPALLALSHSPLFCALILIGTALLLVSTLPVWSFKNFKVPSQYVLPLLLGLTVYIAFLVADPWAALAAFGVLYAAMLPFSARSFRRLQNEALLEDQEVTEADGQGNGVSDSGR; translated from the coding sequence ATGAGCGGCGACGAAACACCAGCGACCCCGCATGGAGACGCACCAAGGCATCCGCGTTTTGCCAAATCGCTTGGCATGCGCCGCCGCCGTCGGTTGCGTCGTCGCCCGCGTTTCGCGGGGCCTTCTTTCAACCGGATCATTCCCAATCTGCTGACCCTGCTCGGGTTGTGTGCCGGGTTGACCTCGATGCGGCTGGCGCTGGAGGGGCGGTTCGGATGGGCGGCGGTGGCCATCTGTGTCGCTGCCTGTATTGATGGTCTGGATGGCAGGTTGGCCCGGCTGCTGCGGGCCACCACGCGCTTTGGGGCTGAATTCGACAGCCTGTCCGACTTTCTGTGCTTCGGGGTGGCTCCGTCTTTCGTGATGTATCTGTGGTCGTTACGCCCGGTTCATGGATTCGGCTTTGTGCCGTGCCTGATGTTTGCGGTCTGCATGGCTCTCCGTCTGGCACGGTTTAATGCTGCGCTGGATGAGCCGAAGGACTCCAGCGTCAGCAAACCGGCCTATGTGCAGAATTTCTTCACCGGTGTGCCGGCTCCGATGGGGGCTGCACTCGTGTTGTTCCCGCTGTTCATCGGGCTGGAAGCGCGGGAAATGGAGTGGCCGGCCCTGCTGGCATTGTCTCATTCCCCGTTGTTCTGCGCCCTGATCCTGATCGGCACGGCGTTGCTGCTGGTGTCTACGCTGCCGGTCTGGAGTTTCAAGAACTTCAAGGTGCCGTCGCAGTATGTGCTGCCGCTTTTGCTCGGCCTGACGGTCTATATTGCTTTCCTTGTGGCGGATCCATGGGCTGCACTGGCCGCGTTTGGAGTGCTCTATGCCGCCATGCTGCCCTTCAGCGCCCGCAGCTTCCGACGTTTACAGAACGAGGCGCTGCTGGAGGATCAGGAGGTGACGGAGGCGGACGGGCAGGGGAACGGCGTCAGCGATTCAGGCAGATAA
- a CDS encoding DUF1643 domain-containing protein: MTITARRLPASSSLPEHDPGGKRLLPLPSGTIGNAVFDGPGNCYRYELRRCWDKAAPAVMFIMMNPSTAIPTHDDPSVAKCGRYARRWGYGTLLVGNTFGYRATDQLQLAAVNDPVGPGNDEALLRMADEADLVVLAYGRPKLKPLQSRGPAVMRLLRDAGIVPHVLRLSADGCPHHPLYLPESLTPFPCPSASVTS; this comes from the coding sequence ATGACTATCACCGCTCGCCGTCTTCCAGCCTCTTCTTCCCTGCCGGAGCATGATCCAGGCGGGAAACGTTTGCTGCCCCTGCCATCCGGCACCATCGGCAATGCTGTTTTTGATGGCCCCGGCAATTGCTATCGTTACGAATTGCGACGGTGCTGGGACAAGGCTGCACCTGCGGTCATGTTCATTATGATGAACCCCTCCACCGCCATTCCCACCCATGATGACCCGAGTGTCGCCAAATGCGGCCGCTATGCCCGGCGCTGGGGATATGGAACGCTGCTGGTGGGCAATACATTCGGTTATCGTGCGACCGATCAGCTTCAACTGGCCGCGGTCAATGATCCTGTCGGGCCCGGCAATGATGAAGCCTTGCTGCGCATGGCCGATGAAGCCGATCTGGTCGTTCTCGCTTATGGTCGGCCAAAGCTGAAACCGCTCCAGTCACGTGGGCCTGCCGTCATGCGCCTGCTGCGTGATGCGGGAATCGTGCCCCATGTCCTGCGCCTGTCAGCCGATGGCTGCCCCCACCATCCGCTTTATCTGCCTGAATCGCTGACGCCGTTCCCCTGCCCGTCCGCCTCCGTCACCTCCTGA
- a CDS encoding SRPBCC family protein → MKRRLFMGAILGVSLISPLTTHAHGPTPQKVDESVTVSAPPDKVWAIVKDFGGVGKWDSQFTAVTFKNDKDQGQERTLTLKSGKKIVEGLDFIDENAKQIGWRRVDDDVTALPVSSYNVKLTVTPDGNGSKITWDGRFYRGDTGNEPPDNLNDAAAVSAMTSMIKAGLGNLKDYISKNVK, encoded by the coding sequence ATGAAAAGACGGCTTTTTATGGGCGCGATTCTCGGCGTTTCCCTGATTTCGCCCCTCACCACGCATGCGCACGGCCCCACGCCGCAAAAGGTGGACGAATCCGTCACCGTGTCGGCCCCGCCTGACAAGGTGTGGGCGATCGTCAAGGACTTCGGTGGAGTCGGTAAATGGGATTCCCAGTTCACCGCAGTCACTTTCAAAAACGACAAGGATCAGGGGCAGGAGCGCACCCTGACCCTGAAATCCGGCAAAAAGATTGTCGAAGGTCTGGATTTCATTGACGAGAATGCCAAACAGATCGGCTGGCGGCGCGTCGATGACGATGTTACCGCTCTGCCGGTCAGCTCCTATAACGTGAAGCTGACGGTCACGCCGGATGGCAACGGATCGAAAATCACCTGGGATGGCCGCTTCTACCGTGGCGATACCGGCAATGAGCCGCCGGATAATCTGAACGATGCCGCCGCCGTCAGTGCCATGACCTCGATGATCAAGGCCGGTCTTGGTAATCTCAAAGATTATATCAGTAAAAATGTAAAATAA
- a CDS encoding methanol/ethanol family PQQ-dependent dehydrogenase: MRKSKTGLLASASLCAVLGVAAGATSAMAEDKLIELSKSNENWLMPGRTYEAQNYSPLKQITTKNVKDLKVAWTFSDGVLNGHEGAPLIVNNTMYVTGPFPNRTFALGLDNPGRIIWENNPKQSANARSVACCDVVNRGMAYWPGDSKTPALIFKNLLDGRLTAMNAKTGDVVWQMENGDIKVGQTETQAPYVVKDLVITGSSGAELGVRGYITAYDVHTGAQKWRAYETGPDSDLLLAKDFNIHNPQYGQFGLGTETWQEETWKIGGGTNWGWYAYDPGTNLIYYGSGNPAPWNATMRPGDNKWTMTIFGRDVDTGEAKFGYQKTPHDEWDYAGVNVMMLSEQKDKDGKLRKLLTHPDRNGIVYTLDRTNGDLVSANKIDDTVNWVKHVDLKTGIPVRDPEYATYMDHKGRDICPSAMGYHNQGFDSYSPEKQQFFLGVNHICMDWEPFMLPYRAGQFFVGATLNMYPGPKGNRQTYEGLGQIKSYNAITGQFKWQKMERFAVWGGTMATAGNLVFYGTLDGFIKARNQDTGELLWKFKLPSGVIGYPITYEHKGTQYVAIYYGVGGWPGVGMVFDLNDPSAGLGAVGAFKELAHYTQQGGGVFVFSLGGKGPYDDPKVGEYAN, encoded by the coding sequence ATGCGCAAATCCAAAACAGGACTGCTCGCGTCTGCATCGCTCTGTGCGGTGTTGGGCGTTGCCGCTGGCGCTACGTCCGCCATGGCCGAGGACAAGCTGATCGAGCTGTCCAAGAGCAACGAAAACTGGCTGATGCCGGGCCGTACGTATGAGGCCCAGAACTACAGCCCGCTGAAGCAGATTACCACGAAGAACGTGAAGGATCTGAAAGTCGCGTGGACTTTCTCTGATGGCGTTCTGAACGGCCATGAAGGTGCGCCGCTGATCGTCAACAATACGATGTATGTCACGGGTCCGTTCCCCAACCGCACTTTTGCGCTGGGTCTGGACAATCCTGGCCGCATCATCTGGGAAAACAACCCGAAGCAGAGCGCCAATGCCCGTTCTGTAGCATGTTGTGACGTTGTCAATCGTGGCATGGCTTACTGGCCGGGTGACAGCAAGACCCCTGCTCTGATCTTCAAGAACCTGCTCGATGGTCGCCTGACGGCGATGAACGCCAAAACCGGCGATGTCGTTTGGCAGATGGAAAATGGCGATATCAAGGTGGGTCAGACCGAGACCCAGGCTCCTTATGTCGTGAAAGATCTCGTGATCACGGGTAGCTCCGGCGCTGAGTTGGGTGTTCGTGGTTACATCACCGCCTATGATGTGCACACCGGTGCGCAGAAATGGCGCGCTTATGAAACTGGACCGGACTCTGATCTACTGCTGGCGAAGGATTTCAACATCCACAACCCGCAATACGGTCAATTCGGCCTCGGCACAGAGACCTGGCAGGAAGAAACCTGGAAGATCGGTGGCGGCACAAACTGGGGCTGGTATGCATATGACCCCGGCACCAACCTGATCTACTACGGCAGCGGCAACCCGGCTCCGTGGAACGCGACGATGCGCCCGGGTGACAACAAGTGGACGATGACCATCTTCGGTCGCGATGTTGACACCGGTGAAGCCAAGTTCGGCTATCAGAAGACCCCGCACGATGAGTGGGATTATGCCGGCGTCAACGTGATGATGCTGTCCGAACAGAAGGATAAGGACGGTAAGCTGCGCAAGCTTCTGACCCATCCTGACCGTAACGGTATTGTCTACACCCTCGACCGTACAAACGGCGATCTGGTTTCCGCCAACAAGATCGACGACACCGTCAACTGGGTGAAGCATGTCGATCTGAAGACCGGTATCCCGGTTCGCGATCCTGAATACGCGACCTATATGGATCACAAGGGTCGTGACATCTGCCCGTCCGCGATGGGCTATCACAACCAGGGCTTCGACAGCTATTCTCCGGAAAAGCAGCAGTTCTTCCTGGGCGTGAACCATATTTGCATGGACTGGGAACCGTTCATGCTGCCGTATCGCGCTGGTCAGTTCTTCGTCGGTGCGACGCTGAACATGTATCCGGGTCCGAAGGGTAATCGTCAGACCTACGAAGGTCTGGGTCAGATCAAGTCCTACAACGCGATCACCGGTCAGTTCAAATGGCAGAAGATGGAACGCTTCGCTGTTTGGGGCGGCACGATGGCTACGGCCGGCAACCTGGTATTCTATGGAACGCTTGATGGTTTCATTAAGGCTCGTAATCAGGATACCGGTGAGCTGCTGTGGAAGTTCAAGCTGCCGTCCGGCGTGATCGGTTACCCGATCACCTATGAACACAAGGGCACGCAGTATGTCGCCATCTACTACGGTGTTGGTGGCTGGCCCGGTGTTGGTATGGTGTTCGACCTGAACGATCCGTCTGCCGGTCTCGGTGCGGTTGGCGCCTTCAAGGAACTGGCACACTATACCCAGCAGGGTGGTGGCGTGTTCGTGTTCTCCCTGGGTGGCAAAGGCCCGTATGACGATCCGAAGGTTGGCGAGTACGCCAACTAA
- the moxJ gene encoding methanol oxidation system protein MoxJ has protein sequence MRYRPMNNRRRYVAAAAFGALFAMSATARPAWSDTTGSASSGQDTQKTLRICASTKQAPFSEPGATGIENKIMTAVAEAMGRKPVFVWTDRPAIYAVRDQLYKNTCDVVAGLDEGDDRVLTTKPYYRSSYVFITREDGKAQPKDWKDPAFEHISKIAVAFGSPGELMLRQIGKYEDNLSYQQSLVGFKSPRNQYIQVPSDKIVSEVASGHADLGVAFDPEVARYVKASPVKLRVTVIPDNATRSDGQKVPMHYSEVMGVRRDDAALQAELDGALEKAKPQIANILKDENIQTLAPNS, from the coding sequence ATGCGCTATCGTCCTATGAACAACCGGCGTCGCTACGTTGCGGCAGCAGCTTTTGGTGCATTGTTTGCAATGTCTGCCACAGCGCGGCCCGCATGGTCTGATACGACTGGAAGCGCGTCTTCCGGCCAGGATACGCAGAAGACCTTGCGCATCTGTGCCTCTACCAAACAGGCTCCGTTCTCCGAACCTGGAGCAACAGGTATTGAGAACAAGATTATGACTGCGGTTGCGGAGGCAATGGGCCGCAAACCGGTTTTTGTCTGGACTGATCGGCCTGCTATTTATGCTGTGCGTGACCAGCTTTACAAAAATACCTGCGATGTGGTTGCGGGCCTGGATGAAGGCGATGATCGTGTTCTGACGACGAAGCCCTATTATCGGTCCAGCTATGTTTTTATCACTCGTGAGGATGGTAAGGCGCAGCCCAAGGACTGGAAGGATCCAGCGTTCGAGCATATCTCCAAAATTGCCGTTGCGTTTGGCTCGCCCGGCGAGCTGATGCTGCGTCAGATCGGTAAATACGAAGATAATCTCAGCTATCAGCAGTCTTTGGTTGGTTTTAAATCTCCTAGAAACCAGTATATTCAGGTTCCATCCGACAAAATCGTTTCCGAGGTTGCATCCGGTCATGCTGATCTCGGAGTTGCGTTTGATCCGGAGGTAGCACGCTACGTCAAGGCGTCTCCGGTAAAGCTGCGCGTGACTGTCATTCCCGATAATGCCACTCGCTCTGATGGCCAGAAAGTGCCGATGCATTATAGCGAGGTCATGGGCGTGCGCCGGGATGATGCGGCGTTGCAGGCAGAGCTCGATGGTGCTCTGGAAAAGGCGAAGCCACAGATCGCCAATATTCTCAAGGACGAGAATATTCAGACTCTCGCGCCTAATTCCTGA
- the moxG gene encoding cytochrome c(L), periplasmic: MTFKHILNGTLAASLLAAAIAVSVPAHAGDTPVPPSALKFTNTVSGDPLDLNDSLPDGRDTPAVKQFLQTGHNPYNLIESCLPNGKSLWLSACSGCHGGEMEGKVGPSLADDYWTYETNKTDQGLFSTIFGGANGMMGPHNQDLTMDQILRVMAWIRFHYEGPKHTDEDMPWLTDAQRKSFKLFKKEDEAKFPASEDAKACKLPG; this comes from the coding sequence TTGACGTTTAAACATATCCTGAATGGAACTCTGGCTGCCTCCCTGTTAGCGGCTGCTATTGCGGTTTCTGTGCCTGCGCATGCGGGTGATACGCCTGTTCCGCCCAGCGCCCTCAAATTCACCAACACAGTCAGTGGTGATCCACTAGATTTGAACGACTCCTTGCCAGATGGGCGTGATACGCCTGCCGTCAAGCAATTCCTTCAGACCGGGCATAACCCGTATAATCTGATTGAATCCTGCCTTCCCAATGGCAAAAGCCTGTGGCTTTCTGCCTGTTCCGGTTGTCATGGTGGAGAGATGGAGGGCAAGGTTGGTCCCTCTCTGGCTGATGACTACTGGACTTATGAGACGAACAAGACCGACCAGGGCTTGTTCTCCACGATCTTCGGTGGTGCGAACGGTATGATGGGTCCGCATAATCAGGATCTGACCATGGATCAGATTCTGCGCGTGATGGCCTGGATTCGTTTCCACTATGAAGGCCCGAAGCACACGGATGAAGACATGCCGTGGCTGACGGACGCTCAGCGCAAGAGCTTCAAGCTCTTCAAGAAGGAAGATGAGGCCAAGTTCCCCGCGAGCGAGGACGCAAAAGCCTGCAAGCTTCCCGGCTAA
- a CDS encoding methanol dehydrogenase [cytochrome c] subunit, with protein sequence MFKRIIQGTLAAALIAGAAGASVAHAAYDGTHCKAPGVCWEPEPGYPAILKGSKYDPHHDPKELAKQQAALDAQEARNKLRVENFVKTGKFEFDVNKLQGQGN encoded by the coding sequence ATGTTCAAGAGAATCATCCAGGGAACCCTGGCAGCGGCCCTGATCGCCGGTGCGGCTGGTGCTTCCGTTGCTCATGCCGCTTATGACGGCACGCATTGCAAGGCGCCGGGCGTGTGCTGGGAGCCGGAACCCGGTTATCCGGCAATCCTGAAAGGGTCCAAATATGACCCGCATCATGATCCGAAAGAACTGGCGAAACAGCAGGCTGCTCTGGACGCTCAGGAAGCCCGCAACAAGTTGCGTGTCGAAAACTTTGTCAAGACCGGCAAGTTCGAGTTCGATGTGAACAAGCTACAGGGTCAGGGTAACTGA
- a CDS encoding MoxR family ATPase, with the protein MADASAEAFSLGGWRERAIAFEAAVSGAVLGQQRVVRLMTIAILARGHVLLEGDVGVGKTTLLRAVARAIGGPYERVEGTIDLMPGDLIYHAAIGDDGKPRLEPGPVLHHGEDLAVFFFNEINRARPQVHSLLLRLMAERSVTAFNREILLPHLLVFADRNRLEREETYELPAAARDRFFMEIPVETPADDTIRRQLIFDRRFHDVDNLIGSVETNILPHTTLDGVARAIQARIHSSDAFEAYVVRLWNALRYPGQHGIMLEGVDIDRLVQGGASPRGLSYLVRAARVNAFLNGRDMVVPEDLRAVFMESMAHRIFLDPLYELRRETLVPALCRQVLERVPAP; encoded by the coding sequence ATGGCCGACGCCAGCGCCGAGGCTTTTAGCCTCGGTGGTTGGCGGGAGCGTGCGATTGCGTTCGAAGCGGCAGTGTCTGGTGCCGTTCTGGGGCAGCAACGTGTCGTTCGTCTTATGACCATCGCTATTTTGGCACGGGGCCACGTGCTGCTCGAAGGCGATGTGGGTGTCGGTAAAACCACTCTTTTAAGAGCCGTTGCAAGAGCGATTGGCGGTCCATACGAGCGTGTCGAAGGCACGATCGATCTGATGCCTGGCGATCTGATTTACCATGCCGCCATTGGCGATGACGGTAAGCCCAGGCTGGAGCCGGGGCCGGTGTTGCATCATGGTGAAGATCTTGCCGTTTTTTTCTTCAATGAAATCAATCGTGCCCGTCCGCAGGTGCATTCCCTGCTGCTGCGTCTGATGGCTGAGCGAAGTGTAACGGCTTTTAATCGCGAAATTCTGTTGCCTCATCTTCTGGTTTTTGCAGACAGAAACCGTCTGGAGCGTGAAGAAACCTATGAGCTGCCTGCCGCGGCCCGCGATCGTTTCTTTATGGAAATTCCAGTTGAAACCCCTGCCGATGATACCATTCGGCGACAATTGATCTTCGATCGTCGTTTCCATGATGTGGACAATCTGATCGGTTCGGTTGAGACCAATATTCTGCCTCATACCACACTGGATGGGGTGGCAAGGGCTATTCAGGCCCGTATCCATTCTTCAGATGCGTTCGAAGCGTATGTGGTACGGCTCTGGAATGCTCTGCGTTATCCTGGTCAGCATGGCATCATGCTGGAGGGTGTCGATATAGATCGTCTGGTGCAGGGAGGCGCCAGCCCGCGTGGTCTCAGCTATCTGGTGCGTGCGGCCAGGGTCAATGCTTTCCTCAATGGGCGCGATATGGTCGTGCCGGAAGATCTGCGTGCCGTGTTTATGGAATCGATGGCGCATCGCATCTTCCTTGATCCACTCTATGAACTTCGACGGGAGACTCTGGTGCCGGCGCTGTGCCGCCAGGTGCTAGAGCGCGTGCCGGCCCCGTGA
- a CDS encoding DUF58 domain-containing protein, producing MPAFDDAALPDLAYKVRWRVPGARPGSHRGRQNGSGGELRGYVPFWSSPDTRRIDFARSAKEPDGTLMVRQIEQRSAIDVYVIADLSASMDPTEDGARRAEIAKLVKVLSQSARRSGDAFGFIGFGETVMRDGLLKASRVRGAEQAVLERLQTEPLTARNINGLKDVAAYLGTRRRLVLLVSDFHAPRSVLEPSLAALGRHDIVPIVLRDRREHELPSGFGFIHVRDVETGQPRSLLLRPALRRRWSQAAAENMRMLGQLLSTYGRPPFFAWDRINYERLSEHLLAG from the coding sequence ATGCCGGCGTTCGATGACGCCGCGTTGCCTGATCTGGCCTATAAAGTGCGTTGGCGAGTGCCGGGGGCTAGACCCGGCAGTCACCGGGGCCGCCAGAATGGCAGCGGAGGGGAGTTGAGGGGATATGTTCCCTTCTGGTCCTCCCCGGACACACGGCGTATCGACTTTGCCCGCTCGGCGAAGGAGCCGGATGGCACGCTTATGGTCCGCCAGATTGAGCAGCGCAGCGCCATTGATGTCTACGTTATAGCCGATCTGTCGGCGTCGATGGATCCGACCGAGGATGGTGCACGCCGCGCCGAAATTGCCAAACTGGTGAAGGTTCTGTCACAATCAGCCCGCAGAAGCGGGGATGCGTTCGGCTTTATCGGTTTCGGAGAAACTGTAATGCGGGACGGCCTTCTCAAGGCTTCCCGCGTCAGGGGAGCAGAGCAGGCTGTTCTTGAGCGTTTGCAGACGGAGCCGCTGACGGCACGCAACATCAATGGCCTGAAGGATGTCGCTGCCTACCTGGGTACCCGTCGGCGTCTGGTGTTGCTGGTGTCTGATTTTCATGCCCCCCGATCAGTGCTGGAACCGTCATTGGCGGCGTTGGGGCGTCATGACATCGTCCCCATTGTTTTGCGGGATCGGCGCGAGCACGAATTGCCATCGGGTTTTGGCTTTATCCATGTGCGGGACGTGGAAACCGGGCAGCCGCGCAGTCTGCTGTTGCGTCCGGCTTTGCGTCGACGATGGTCGCAGGCGGCAGCCGAGAATATGCGGATGCTGGGACAGTTGTTGTCTACATATGGCCGGCCTCCTTTCTTCGCTTGGGACCGGATCAATTATGAACGCTTGAGCGAACATTTGCTGGCAGGCTGA